Sequence from the Rhodococcus jostii RHA1 genome:
CCGTTGTGGCCCAGCGGCTCCGGCTGGTGCCACTGCGTGACGTCGGCGTTGGGGAGTTTCGCGAGGAGGTTCTTCGCCGAGGATTCCGGAGCCAGATCGTCTCCTTCGACGGTCACGGACAGCACCGGAAGTTTCAGCCGGGCGATGCGTTCCTCGTAGTCGATGTCGGCGCCGTCGGGTTCGATCCTGCCGGTGCGGGCGAATCGCGACCAGTCGGTGATCAGCGCCTTCGACTGCCGCCCGAACCCGCCGATGTCGAGTTTGTCGCCGGGCCAGAACCCCGCCAGGTTGGCGGTCATCGACATCGCCGCGGCGCCCACCAGCATCCGAGGGGCGTGTATCCCTGGGAATCCCCGGTGATACGGCGACCCGGACGCGACGAGCACGATCCCGCCGAGCCGGCCGCGGATCCGGGCCGCGTACATCACGCCGAGCTGACCACCCATGCTGTGTCCCAGCAGGAAGGGCGTCGCGGCGGGAAAACGCTCCCGCACCACTTCGAAGATCGCGGGGAAGTCCAGAGCCACCAGTTCGTGGTAGCCGTACGTGCTGGTGCTGCTCGGACGGGGACGGCTGTCGCCCTGGCCACGGAGTTCGCCGATCGCCGCGTTGAACCCCCGGGACACGAGCTCGTCGGCGAAGGGTTCGTAGTAGCCGGCGGGAATTCCCAGGCCGGGAAACACCACGATGACGGGGGCCTCGTCCGGACCGGGAAACAGGCGAACCGGAGTGGTGGTTCCGTCGGGCATCTGGATCGGTACTGTCTCCACTTCGTCAGACTAGACGGCTCGACCCCCGCAGATCCGGGATCTGCGGGGGTCGAGTCTCATCCGAGACCGGTGACTACAGGCCGATCGACGCAGCGAGCATCGGCCACGACTTGTGCAGGTCTTCTTCCCAGTACGACCACGAATGCGTCCCGACGGGCCGGAAGTCGAAGGTGGCGGGAATCTGCAGTTCATTCAGCTTGTCCGCGAGCGCGTGGGTGCACTGGTTGGTGGCCGCCTCGATGGCGCCGCCGAGGAGGATCTGGTTGGCGAGCGTGCCGACGTCGCCGTTGATCCCCGGTCCGTTCAGCTGGTCGCCGGGCCCGGGCAGTCCGGATCCGTTGCTGACGTAGATGTCGAGTCCGCGCAGCTTCTCCGCGTTGACGTACGGGTCGTTCGCCGTCCAGCCGGGGCCGTCTTCCGGCCCCCACATGTTGGAGGTGTCGCCGCCGCCGCGGCCCTCGACGACCAGCCGCACGTACGTGCGGCCGGGGTCCGTGCTGGTCATCGCGCAGCCGCTGTAGGCGCCGACGCTCTCGTACAGGCCGGGAGCCGACTGTGCCAGGCTCAGCACCGAACTGCCCGCCATCGAGATACCAGCGATCGAGTTGACGCCGTTGGTGCCGAGCGCGGAATCGACGATCGGCGGAAGTTCCTGCGTGAGGAACGTCGTCCACTTGTTGTTGCCCAGTTCCGGGTCGGTCTGCTCCCAGTCCGTGTAGTAACTGAACGCGCCCTCCATCGGAGTGACCACGTTGACGTTCTTGTCGGCGAAGAAGCCGACGACATCGGTCCTGGCCTGCCACGTGGCGGAGTCCTCGCCGCCGCCCGCCCCGTTGAGCAGGTACAGCGTGGGCCTCGGTTCGCTCGTGTCCGCGGGGGTGATGACCCGCAGCGGGATCTCCCGGTCCATGGAGGCCGAGTACACCTGCATGGTCAACTGCCGGTCGTCGATCTCGTCGGTGCTCACCAGGTGGGAACCACCGTCCGCGACAGTGGCATCTCCGGTGGGATCGGCGGAAGCGGACGCCTGGACTCCGAGGCACGGAATCGCCGCCGTCAGGGCGACCGCGAGCGCAAGCCGCACCCCGTACCTACCCGCTGCAGTGCGGTTGACCATCGTTCTCCTTCGCTGCGACGTCACCTGCCCGACTCCGAAGAGGCGAGAGCTGGAGCCCACATGATGTCATGTGGACTCCAGCTCTCGTCGAGAAGTGGGGCCGAAACGGAGTGCCCCTATCCTTCGACGGACCCGAGGAAGCCGATGAGGGTGGTGAGTGCGTCGAGCAAGGACGTAATGATGGTCGACATATTTCTTACTCCTTTTGGCGATTCAGCGGATTCGAAATCCCCCACCTTCAGGGGCTCCGTCATTTGTACCCGAGTTTTTACGTCGAATAAGCACAAAGTGGTAAACATTTGCAATCGTTGACTTAACGACGAACCCGCAAATCAGCACTGGTTACTTCTCAATTATCTTCAGGACATGCTCATTTACCTGCGGATATGCGGTGACTAGGATCTCCGGATCCACGTTCTCGTAATCGAAGAGCGACAGAACATACCTCGCTGCATTGTTTCCGGACTTTTTCTTGCCACTGCCCTTGAATTCTCCTGCGGAGTAACGAGGCGTGGACGAATTCGAGCATCTCCTTTTGCCCGGTGAACGCATCCTCTTTGCCTCGCAATTCATAATTAGATGGCAAAAGTTTCAATCTTGGCATCTAATTGACCCCAAGTGTGGGATATCGAGTTTTTCGGCGCGGCGCGGACACGGAGGGCGATCGACTCGAGGCACGAGCATCCGGCGGCATGGAGCGGGCGCTCAGGGTGAAAGACCAGGGTCGAGATCGGGGTACATCCCGATGTGCCGGCAGGTACCGCCGAACAGAATGGACGCATGACATTCGACAGCAACACTCCCCGCCAGTTCACCCGTTCCGACAACCAGAAGATGCTCGCAGGCGTCTGCGGCGGCATCGCCGAATACTTCTCGGTGGACGTCAACCTCGTCCGTCTGCTCACCGTGGTCGCCACGCTGGTCACCGGCGGCACCGCAGCCCTCGTCTACCTCGCCGCCTGGATGCTGATGCCTGCCGGACACTGACACCGACCCAGGCGGCAGCACCGAAAAGCACTGTGGCCGTGGAAAGAATCCACGGCCACAGACAAGAAAGAGCCCGGGACACCAGATGGTGTCCCGGGCTCTTTCGGAGCACTTCGTGCCCGTGCGTGGTGGGCGAGTCCGGGGACTCCTCAACCACTCACGGGAGGCGTAGCCGCCTTTAGAAGTCCATACCGCCCATGCCGCCGGTCGGGTCGCCCACGGGCGCTCCGGCCTTCTCCGGCTTGTCGGCGACGACGGCCTCGGTCGTCAGGAACAGAGCCGCGATGGACGCTGCGTTCTGCAGCGCGGAGCGGGTGACCTTGACCGGGTCGTTGATGCCGGCTTCGAGCAGGTCGCCGTACTCGTTGGTCGAGGCGTTGAGGCCGTGACCTGCGGGCAGGTTGCGAACCTTCTCGGCAACGACGCCGGGCTCGAGGCCCGCGTTGAAGGCGATCTGCTTCAGCGGTGCTTCGAGGGCGACGCGAACGATGTTCGCACCGGTGGCCTCGTCACCTTCGAGCTTCAGGTCGTCGAGCGCGGGAGCCGACTGCAGCAGAGCCACGCCACCACCGGCGACGATGCCCTCTTCGACGGCAGCCTTGGCGTTACGCACGGCATCTTCGATGCGGTGCTTGCGCTCCTTGAGCTCCACCTCGGTGGCAGCGCCGGCCTTGATGACTGCAACGCCACCGGCCAGCTTGGCCAGGCGCTCCTGCAGCTTCTCGCGGTCGTAGTCGGAGTCGCTGTTCTCGATCTCGGCGCGGATCTGCGCCACGCGACCGGCGATGGCCTCGGGGTCTCCCGCGCCTTCGACGATGGTGGTCTCGTCCTTGGTGATGACGACCTTGCGTGCCTGGCCGAGCAGCTCGAGTCCGGCGGTCTCCAGGGAGAGGCCGACCTCTTCGCTGATGACCTCGCCACCGGTGAGGATGGCGATGTCGGCGAGCTGAGCCTTGCGACGGTCACCGAAGCCGGGGGCCTTGACGGCCACGGACTTGAAGGTGCCACGGATCTTGTTGACCACCAGGGTGGACAGGGCTTCGCCCTCGACGTCCTCGGCGATGATGACCAACGGCTTGCCGGACTGGATGACCTTCTCCAGCAGCGGCAGCAGGTCCTTGACCGTGGAGATCTTGGAGCTCACGAGCAGGATGTACGCGTCCTCGAGGACGGCTTCCTGACGCTCCGGGTCGGTGGCGAAGTACGCCGAGATGTAGCCCTTGTCGAAGCGCATGCCCTCGGTGAGCTCGAGCTGCAGGCCGAAGGTGTTGGACTCCTCGACCGTGATGACGCCTTCCTTGCCGACCTTGTCCATGGCCTCGGCGATGAGCTCGCCGATGGACGGGTCGCCTGCGGAGATACCAGCGGTAGCAGCGATCTGCTCCTTGGTGTCGATCTCCTTGGCGGTCTCGAGCAGACGCACGGTGACGGCCTCGACGGCCTTCTCGATGCCGCGCTTCAGACCCAGCGGGTTGGCGCCGGCAGCGACGTTGCGGAGACCCTCACGGACGAGAGCCTGGGCGAGAACGGTAGCGGTGGTGGTTCCGTCGCCGGCGACGTCGTCAGTCTTCTTGGCGACCTCCTTGACCAGCTCGGCACCGATCTTCTCGTAGGGGTCCTCGAGCTCGATCTCCTTGGCGATGGAAACACCATCGTTGGTGATCGTGGGGGCGCCCCACTTCTTCTCGAGCACGACGTTGCGACCCTTGGGGCCCAACGTCACCTTGACTGCGTCGGCGAGGGCGTTGAGTCCCCGCTCGAGGCCGCGACGGGCCTCTTCGTCGAACGCGATGATCTTGGCCATTGCGAAGTGATCCTCCGGATTGGGGGTGACACACAAGGCGACCGCTAGTCGGGTCGCCTCATTTACGCCTTCGGCCGAGTTCGGTGCCCGCGACGGACGAC
This genomic interval carries:
- a CDS encoding alpha/beta fold hydrolase; this translates as METVPIQMPDGTTTPVRLFPGPDEAPVIVVFPGLGIPAGYYEPFADELVSRGFNAAIGELRGQGDSRPRPSSTSTYGYHELVALDFPAIFEVVRERFPAATPFLLGHSMGGQLGVMYAARIRGRLGGIVLVASGSPYHRGFPGIHAPRMLVGAAAMSMTANLAGFWPGDKLDIGGFGRQSKALITDWSRFARTGRIEPDGADIDYEERIARLKLPVLSVTVEGDDLAPESSAKNLLAKLPNADVTQWHQPEPLGHNGWIRDPAGTVDRIVEWVRDHT
- a CDS encoding alpha/beta hydrolase; its protein translation is MVNRTAAGRYGVRLALAVALTAAIPCLGVQASASADPTGDATVADGGSHLVSTDEIDDRQLTMQVYSASMDREIPLRVITPADTSEPRPTLYLLNGAGGGEDSATWQARTDVVGFFADKNVNVVTPMEGAFSYYTDWEQTDPELGNNKWTTFLTQELPPIVDSALGTNGVNSIAGISMAGSSVLSLAQSAPGLYESVGAYSGCAMTSTDPGRTYVRLVVEGRGGGDTSNMWGPEDGPGWTANDPYVNAEKLRGLDIYVSNGSGLPGPGDQLNGPGINGDVGTLANQILLGGAIEAATNQCTHALADKLNELQIPATFDFRPVGTHSWSYWEEDLHKSWPMLAASIGL
- a CDS encoding PspC domain-containing protein, with amino-acid sequence MTFDSNTPRQFTRSDNQKMLAGVCGGIAEYFSVDVNLVRLLTVVATLVTGGTAALVYLAAWMLMPAGH
- the groL gene encoding chaperonin GroEL (60 kDa chaperone family; promotes refolding of misfolded polypeptides especially under stressful conditions; forms two stacked rings of heptamers to form a barrel-shaped 14mer; ends can be capped by GroES; misfolded proteins enter the barrel where they are refolded when GroES binds); this encodes MAKIIAFDEEARRGLERGLNALADAVKVTLGPKGRNVVLEKKWGAPTITNDGVSIAKEIELEDPYEKIGAELVKEVAKKTDDVAGDGTTTATVLAQALVREGLRNVAAGANPLGLKRGIEKAVEAVTVRLLETAKEIDTKEQIAATAGISAGDPSIGELIAEAMDKVGKEGVITVEESNTFGLQLELTEGMRFDKGYISAYFATDPERQEAVLEDAYILLVSSKISTVKDLLPLLEKVIQSGKPLVIIAEDVEGEALSTLVVNKIRGTFKSVAVKAPGFGDRRKAQLADIAILTGGEVISEEVGLSLETAGLELLGQARKVVITKDETTIVEGAGDPEAIAGRVAQIRAEIENSDSDYDREKLQERLAKLAGGVAVIKAGAATEVELKERKHRIEDAVRNAKAAVEEGIVAGGGVALLQSAPALDDLKLEGDEATGANIVRVALEAPLKQIAFNAGLEPGVVAEKVRNLPAGHGLNASTNEYGDLLEAGINDPVKVTRSALQNAASIAALFLTTEAVVADKPEKAGAPVGDPTGGMGGMDF